A stretch of the Helicobacter sp. 'house sparrow 1' genome encodes the following:
- the proB gene encoding glutamate 5-kinase has translation MKKTKCIIDSKRIIIKIGTTSLTYENGNLNLSRIQKLVWVLSDLVNSGKEVILVTSGAIGVGRSKLGYLSKPKTTQEKQACASVGQVILMNIYSKFFGEYGYSIGQILLTKDVIQDEYRKQNVRNTFETLINNKIIPVVNENDSVSIDEIENISRFGDNDSLAAVVSIITQADLLIILSDIDGLYDKNPRVHKDAKKIGIVVEITDEILQYAQGVGSDFGTGGMHTKLLAARTLMDSNCSVVLASGENPEIILDILNEKEVGTIFVAKDKIC, from the coding sequence TTGAAAAAAACCAAATGTATCATAGATTCTAAGCGTATTATAATTAAGATAGGAACAACATCTTTAACCTATGAAAATGGTAATTTAAATTTAAGTCGTATTCAAAAACTTGTATGGGTATTGAGTGATTTAGTGAATAGTGGGAAAGAGGTTATTTTAGTAACTTCTGGTGCTATAGGTGTTGGAAGGAGTAAATTGGGTTATCTCTCTAAACCAAAGACAACACAAGAAAAACAAGCCTGTGCTTCTGTGGGTCAAGTGATTTTAATGAATATTTATTCCAAGTTTTTTGGAGAGTATGGCTATAGTATAGGACAGATTTTACTTACAAAAGATGTGATTCAAGATGAATATAGAAAGCAAAATGTAAGAAATACCTTTGAAACTTTAATAAACAATAAAATTATTCCAGTTGTGAATGAAAATGATAGCGTTTCTATTGATGAAATAGAAAATATATCCAGATTTGGAGATAATGATAGTTTGGCTGCAGTTGTATCTATAATCACCCAGGCAGATTTATTGATCATTTTATCAGATATTGATGGTCTATATGATAAGAATCCAAGGGTGCATAAGGATGCAAAAAAGATTGGAATTGTTGTTGAAATTACTGATGAAATCTTACAATATGCACAGGGAGTGGGAAGTGATTTTGGAACAGGAGGAATGCATACTAAACTTTTGGCTGCAAGGACCTTGATGGATAGTAATTGCTCTGTTGTGTTAGCTAGTGGTGAGAATCCTGAAATTATTTTGGATATTTTGAATGAAAAAGAAGTAGGGACAATCTTTGTTGCTAAGGATAAAATATGCTAG
- a CDS encoding glutamate-5-semialdehyde dehydrogenase yields the protein MLEQLKKTKEASKELKKLTSEDRNSILYKIANNFEKSLPDILNANQEDLKNAKNLSPALMDRLRLDEKRVSSFIAGIRELIALHDPIRVIKKDVRPNGLEIVKQSVPFGVVGMIYEARPNVTSDAIGMCLKTGNAVVLKGGSEALNTNKILVNLAKEALRDFGVSLECVSLVESREDIQEMLKLRDLIDVIIPRGGEGLIKFVVENSKIPVLETGSGNCHIFVDKSADFKMALEIIINAKISRVSVCNAVEKVLVHQDVAKDFVPLLLAKLRENQVEIIGCNKVRQIDFDVIEASEEDFFEEYLDYKICIKIVKDLTEAINHINTYSSHHSESIITNNLQDKEEFFKEIDSAVVYHNASTRFSDGVEFGFGAEIGISTQKFHARGPMGLEALCSYKYLVSGNGQIRE from the coding sequence ATGCTAGAACAACTTAAAAAAACTAAAGAAGCTTCCAAGGAATTAAAAAAACTTACCTCTGAAGATAGAAATAGTATTCTCTATAAGATTGCTAATAATTTTGAAAAATCTTTACCAGATATATTAAATGCAAATCAAGAAGATTTAAAAAATGCAAAGAATCTTTCTCCTGCACTTATGGATAGATTAAGACTTGATGAAAAGAGGGTTTCTTCTTTTATAGCGGGCATAAGAGAGCTTATTGCACTTCATGATCCCATTAGAGTTATTAAAAAAGATGTTAGACCAAATGGGCTTGAGATTGTCAAACAGAGTGTGCCTTTTGGAGTAGTAGGAATGATTTATGAGGCACGACCCAATGTTACTAGTGATGCAATTGGAATGTGTTTAAAAACAGGTAATGCAGTGGTTTTAAAAGGTGGCAGTGAAGCTTTAAATACAAATAAAATACTAGTAAATTTGGCTAAAGAAGCACTAAGGGACTTTGGAGTATCTTTGGAGTGTGTTTCTTTAGTTGAAAGTAGAGAAGATATACAAGAGATGTTAAAACTAAGAGACTTGATTGATGTAATCATTCCAAGAGGAGGGGAGGGGCTAATCAAGTTTGTGGTAGAAAATTCTAAGATTCCTGTGCTTGAAACAGGTAGTGGAAATTGTCATATTTTTGTTGATAAGAGTGCGGATTTTAAGATGGCATTAGAGATTATCATCAATGCAAAAATAAGTCGTGTATCTGTTTGTAATGCGGTAGAGAAAGTTTTGGTGCATCAAGATGTTGCCAAAGATTTTGTTCCTTTGTTGCTTGCTAAGCTAAGAGAAAATCAAGTAGAGATCATTGGGTGCAATAAGGTTAGACAAATAGATTTTGATGTGATAGAAGCAAGTGAGGAAGATTTTTTTGAAGAGTATTTAGATTATAAGATTTGTATCAAGATTGTAAAAGATTTGACAGAAGCTATCAATCATATTAATACTTATAGCTCTCATCATTCAGAATCTATCATCACAAATAATCTTCAAGATAAAGAAGAATTCTTTAAAGAGATTGATTCTGCAGTGGTGTATCATAATGCCTCAACGCGCTTTAGTGATGGGGTAGAGTTTGGATTTGGGGCAGAGATAGGGATTAGCACACAGAAATTTCATGCAAGAGGACCTATGGGATTAGAGGCTTTATGTAGCTATAAATATCTTGTATCAGGAAATGGACAGATTAGAGAATAA
- a CDS encoding META domain-containing protein: MIRVYFLVGLVISLVSSKEYVLEKLVSRNMTYASNDNVSFVIEGNKIYGSNGCNRFFGNLNKNQITNLGNTMMACSKEDMRLETEVMGIIKNSHLSFYEDRVLIKNNYGEMVFKAR, from the coding sequence ATGATTAGAGTATATTTTCTTGTAGGGTTGGTAATAAGTTTAGTATCTTCAAAAGAGTATGTTTTAGAAAAGCTTGTTTCTAGGAATATGACATATGCTTCAAATGATAATGTGAGTTTTGTGATTGAGGGTAATAAAATTTATGGTAGTAATGGATGCAATCGCTTTTTTGGTAATTTAAATAAAAATCAAATTACAAATTTAGGCAACACAATGATGGCTTGTTCAAAAGAGGATATGAGACTTGAGACAGAGGTAATGGGAATTATCAAAAATTCTCATCTTAGTTTTTATGAGGATCGAGTTTTAATAAAAAATAATTATGGAGAGATGGTATTTAAAGCAAGGTGA
- the glyS gene encoding glycine--tRNA ligase subunit beta, with the protein MQLFVEILVEELPALPFLKEFKNFGEKWDKVLLDHKIKCNSQFFYTPRRIVICVDNFPKKTQDEVVEVFGPPVQIAFEGGDKNQKLAPAGEAFLRKNNLSQENLQTYNKNNKEVLYAKLVQDGIFTDSVIVKIVESFLESLSFGKHMRWGNVKESFIRPIRNIIIFLDGVFFKSCAYGLQSEPKTLVHRSFGYDYKEVTSFLQYQDLLEKNGVILSQERRREIILEQIRSIEAKNNVCIEIDSELLDEVVAITEYPRAILGSFDEKFLVLPKEVIITSMKENQRYFAVYKDKTLQELSNHFVMVSNSVTKNEEIVVLGNQKVLRARLEDAIFFYENDLRNGLQTDGLANIVFIDGAGSIWDKIKREIEIAKFLVEKIKDKELNWDLIQQAITFSKADLLSEMVYEFPNLQGLMGSYYAKAMNLGDQIALAIKEQYLPTGEKSALPSSLFSSIVALANKFDNIFTLFSVGKIPTGSRDPFALRRSASGILRIILAQKIDFDLQKDLRSLSQRVGYQNICEEKIPSFFIERMEGILGVNPSLIKSVLATKEANICDIFAKVEALNTYLSQDKETFVATFKRVANILKDMPEVSNIDPKLFEYEAEKKLFSLYEKISKSKYDNYVEQMKNLCSFKPLLDDFFNEVMVNVENQTIRQNRVTLITRIYNEFLKIADIKEISF; encoded by the coding sequence GTGCAGTTATTTGTTGAAATTTTAGTTGAAGAATTACCAGCTTTGCCATTTTTAAAGGAATTTAAAAACTTTGGAGAAAAATGGGATAAGGTCTTATTAGATCATAAAATCAAGTGCAATAGCCAGTTTTTTTATACTCCAAGGAGGATTGTAATTTGTGTAGATAATTTTCCAAAAAAGACACAAGATGAAGTAGTGGAAGTTTTTGGACCTCCTGTGCAAATAGCATTTGAAGGGGGAGATAAGAATCAAAAGCTAGCACCAGCAGGAGAAGCATTTTTAAGAAAAAATAATCTTTCACAAGAAAACCTGCAAACTTACAATAAAAATAATAAAGAGGTACTTTATGCAAAATTGGTGCAAGATGGGATTTTTACAGATAGCGTTATTGTAAAAATTGTGGAGAGTTTTTTGGAAAGTCTAAGCTTTGGTAAGCATATGAGATGGGGAAATGTCAAAGAATCTTTCATTCGTCCTATTAGAAACATTATTATATTTTTAGATGGGGTATTTTTTAAATCTTGTGCCTATGGTCTGCAAAGTGAGCCAAAAACACTGGTGCATCGTAGTTTTGGATATGATTATAAGGAAGTAACGAGCTTTTTACAATATCAAGATCTTTTAGAAAAAAATGGCGTGATCTTATCTCAAGAAAGAAGAAGAGAAATCATACTAGAGCAAATAAGATCCATTGAAGCAAAAAATAATGTTTGTATCGAAATAGATTCTGAACTTTTAGATGAAGTTGTTGCAATTACAGAGTATCCAAGAGCTATTTTAGGAAGCTTTGATGAAAAATTTTTGGTTTTGCCAAAAGAGGTGATTATCACTTCAATGAAAGAAAATCAACGCTATTTTGCAGTCTATAAAGATAAGACATTACAAGAATTATCCAATCATTTTGTAATGGTAAGTAATTCAGTCACCAAGAATGAAGAAATAGTAGTCTTAGGGAATCAAAAAGTTTTGCGTGCTAGATTGGAAGATGCAATATTTTTCTATGAAAATGATTTAAGAAATGGTTTGCAGACTGATGGATTAGCAAATATAGTTTTTATTGATGGTGCAGGTAGTATCTGGGATAAGATAAAAAGAGAAATAGAGATTGCAAAGTTTTTGGTAGAAAAAATAAAGGATAAGGAATTAAATTGGGATTTGATCCAACAAGCCATCACTTTTTCTAAAGCTGATTTATTAAGCGAAATGGTATATGAGTTCCCAAATCTTCAAGGGTTAATGGGGTCTTATTATGCCAAGGCAATGAATTTGGGGGATCAGATTGCATTGGCAATCAAAGAGCAGTATTTACCAACAGGGGAAAAGTCTGCATTACCAAGTTCTCTTTTTAGTTCAATTGTGGCACTTGCAAATAAATTTGATAATATCTTCACACTTTTTAGTGTAGGGAAAATACCAACAGGTTCAAGAGATCCTTTTGCATTAAGAAGATCTGCAAGTGGGATTTTGCGTATTATTTTGGCACAAAAAATAGATTTTGATCTTCAAAAGGATTTGAGATCTTTATCTCAAAGAGTGGGTTATCAAAATATTTGTGAAGAAAAAATACCTTCCTTTTTTATTGAGCGTATGGAGGGAATTTTAGGGGTAAATCCTTCTCTTATAAAAAGTGTGTTGGCAACAAAAGAGGCTAATATTTGTGATATTTTTGCTAAAGTAGAAGCGCTAAATACTTATCTCTCACAAGATAAAGAAACCTTTGTAGCAACATTTAAGAGAGTAGCTAATATCTTAAAAGATATGCCAGAAGTATCTAATATTGATCCTAAACTCTTTGAATATGAGGCAGAAAAAAAACTCTTTAGTTTATATGAAAAAATTTCAAAAAGTAAATATGACAACTATGTTGAACAGATGAAGAATCTTTGTTCTTTTAAGCCTTTATTGGATGATTTTTTTAATGAAGTAATGGTAAATGTAGAAAATCAGACAATAAGGCAAAATAGAGTGACGCTGATTACCAGAATTTATAATGAGTTCTTAAAAATTGCTGATATTAAAGAAATTAGTTTCTAA
- a CDS encoding TolC family protein, with protein sequence MKKIFLSVLFLELLFSYELSFDQFVASVEKNSIELIKSKAQFDAGLQEQKANMAWNPSSLESEVSLGKNGNTLSVESTTLFMLAPRLPWVVSMLKQSLQVKTLQYQKNYELLKELSVIGAKRVYLSYLFTKEKYAIYQQREQNFLSQLKIAELKFKLGSVSKKDYVNFKNSYYDVKASRVQTQKELMELESALAKILGIKLLDKEIKVLGLDFVYFSLKEEEIKDLISKSPYIEILALSAKDYGINAKASSYERWDSFQIGAGLQNTTMGNLSENQANIRLQLPIPLTKRYDHLKKKFMVLQSATLRESEVTKNNIEVQALSYFLQLKTKREFIDVQKESINNKKELVEMGKFAYESQKISLFEYLAYQNAYMDALIKMIEAKMEYVQIQTFLEETLGIALKERKIK encoded by the coding sequence ATGAAAAAGATCTTTTTGTCAGTTTTATTTTTAGAATTATTATTTTCTTATGAGCTTAGTTTTGATCAGTTTGTAGCAAGTGTGGAGAAGAATTCCATTGAATTGATTAAGAGTAAAGCTCAGTTTGATGCAGGGTTGCAGGAACAAAAAGCAAATATGGCTTGGAATCCTTCTTCTCTTGAGAGTGAGGTTAGTCTTGGTAAAAATGGCAATACTCTTAGTGTAGAGAGCACTACATTATTTATGCTTGCTCCTAGACTTCCCTGGGTGGTTTCTATGTTGAAACAGAGCTTGCAGGTAAAGACACTACAATATCAAAAAAATTATGAATTATTAAAAGAATTATCTGTCATTGGTGCAAAGAGAGTCTATCTTTCTTACCTTTTTACAAAAGAGAAATATGCAATTTATCAGCAAAGAGAGCAGAACTTTTTATCTCAATTAAAAATTGCAGAGCTAAAGTTTAAACTAGGAAGTGTGTCAAAAAAAGATTATGTGAATTTTAAAAACTCTTATTATGATGTTAAGGCTTCAAGGGTACAAACTCAAAAGGAATTGATGGAGCTAGAGAGTGCATTAGCAAAAATCCTTGGAATTAAGCTTCTTGATAAAGAAATTAAGGTTTTGGGATTAGATTTTGTATATTTTTCTTTAAAAGAAGAGGAAATCAAAGATTTAATTTCAAAATCTCCTTATATAGAGATTCTTGCTCTGAGTGCAAAAGATTATGGAATTAATGCAAAAGCTTCTAGTTATGAGAGATGGGATAGTTTTCAAATTGGAGCAGGTTTGCAGAATACTACAATGGGTAATCTATCTGAAAATCAAGCAAATATCAGATTGCAATTACCCATTCCTTTAACAAAAAGATATGACCATCTTAAGAAAAAGTTTATGGTATTGCAAAGTGCTACCTTAAGGGAGAGTGAAGTTACTAAAAACAACATTGAAGTACAAGCTTTATCCTATTTTCTGCAGTTAAAAACAAAAAGAGAATTTATTGATGTGCAAAAAGAAAGCATTAATAATAAAAAAGAACTGGTGGAAATGGGAAAATTTGCTTATGAATCTCAAAAGATCAGTCTTTTTGAGTATCTTGCATATCAAAATGCCTATATGGACGCATTAATTAAGATGATAGAAGCAAAAATGGAATATGTCCAAATACAAACTTTTTTAGAAGAAACTCTGGGAATTGCACTCAAGGAAAGGAAAATAAAATGA